The following coding sequences are from one Acidobacteriota bacterium window:
- a CDS encoding VOC family protein, translating to MKVHFILYVSDQKHSAAFYSTVLGKDPILDVPGMTEFSIGEQTILGLMPSEGIIRLLGRIGDPSSMPDVLRGEIYLVVDDPAAFHERSLLAGAQELSPLAPRDWGELVAYSLDADGYILAFASPTKPEM from the coding sequence ATGAAGGTGCATTTCATCTTATACGTATCCGACCAGAAGCATAGTGCAGCATTCTATTCGACGGTTCTTGGGAAAGATCCTATTCTTGATGTGCCTGGAATGACGGAGTTTTCGATTGGAGAACAAACGATTCTCGGCCTTATGCCGTCGGAAGGGATTATACGGCTGTTAGGTCGCATCGGCGATCCGTCTTCAATGCCCGACGTTCTGCGTGGCGAGATCTATTTAGTGGTGGATGATCCGGCCGCATTTCACGAGCGCTCTCTCCTTGCCGGAGCCCAGGAACTCAGCCCGCTGGCACCTAGAGACTGGGGTGAGTTGGTTGCATACAGTCTTGATGCTGACGGATACATTTTAGCGTTCGCGTCGCCCACGAAACCGGAGATGTGA
- a CDS encoding methyltransferase domain-containing protein: protein MEKQDKELTPLYGRLLIELTKPFPNFDFSFIKPVRRKAVELLNLKEGDRVLDVGCGPGGSFPFLVDAVGPSGQVVGVDISPKHSELARRRIAANHWDNVEVIVAAAQDANLTGEFDGLVMFAAPDVYALEGALENILLHLKVGARVVAFGAKASSARSGNLLNPILKTLHNLSFKTTPRPNAEPWQILSKYVDGIEIREFFFGLMFLVSGAFVKKR, encoded by the coding sequence ATGGAAAAACAAGACAAAGAACTAACGCCGCTTTATGGCCGCTTGCTGATTGAGTTGACGAAACCATTCCCGAACTTCGATTTCTCGTTCATTAAGCCTGTCCGTCGAAAGGCTGTCGAACTCCTGAATCTCAAAGAAGGGGACCGTGTTTTGGATGTTGGTTGCGGTCCGGGAGGCAGTTTTCCATTTCTTGTTGACGCGGTTGGGCCCTCCGGCCAAGTCGTCGGTGTCGATATCAGCCCCAAGCACAGCGAACTCGCACGGAGGCGTATTGCGGCAAACCACTGGGATAATGTAGAAGTGATCGTCGCTGCGGCGCAAGACGCAAATTTGACGGGTGAATTCGATGGTCTTGTTATGTTTGCGGCTCCTGATGTCTATGCATTAGAAGGGGCGTTGGAAAATATTTTGCTACACTTGAAGGTTGGCGCGCGGGTCGTAGCTTTCGGAGCTAAAGCTTCGAGTGCTCGCTCAGGAAACCTCCTCAATCCGATATTGAAGACGCTTCACAACCTCTCATTCAAAACAACGCCGAGACCGAACGCTGAGCCGTGGCAGATCTTGTCGAAGTATGTTGACGGGATTGAAATTAGAGAATTTTTCTTCGGTTTGATGTTTCTCGTTTCTGGAGCTTTCGTCAAGAAAAGGTAA
- a CDS encoding sigma-70 family RNA polymerase sigma factor, producing the protein MELLEKFTHGDLDAFEILFRQFQKEVYGWIVRIVRDPRVAEELTMETFWRLYRSHARFDPTRSFGAWARRIATNLALDHLKHVRPEVQFQENRSLETPPDAAIQRDTRERIQQAFSQLPPKLRVAATLALIEERPYEEIAEALSIPVGTVKSRLFRATRLLREHLKQLGIES; encoded by the coding sequence ATGGAATTGCTAGAGAAGTTCACACATGGCGATCTCGATGCTTTTGAAATACTATTCCGGCAGTTCCAGAAAGAAGTATATGGCTGGATCGTCCGAATAGTTCGAGATCCGAGAGTTGCAGAGGAGCTCACAATGGAAACATTCTGGCGTCTTTATCGCTCTCACGCTAGATTCGATCCAACGCGAAGTTTCGGGGCTTGGGCGCGACGTATTGCAACAAATCTTGCTCTTGACCATTTGAAACATGTTCGACCGGAGGTTCAATTTCAGGAAAATCGGTCACTTGAAACGCCGCCCGATGCTGCGATTCAACGGGATACGCGGGAACGGATTCAACAAGCATTCAGCCAATTGCCACCGAAACTTCGAGTGGCTGCAACGTTGGCACTGATTGAAGAAAGACCGTATGAAGAGATTGCGGAGGCGCTGAGTATTCCTGTTGGAACGGTTAAGTCGCGTCTATTCCGGGCCACACGCCTTTTGCGCGAACACTTAAAACAACTAGGTATAGAATCATGA
- a CDS encoding site-specific integrase, with protein MSVYKRYNGKRVSSSHPDYSKARWWIYKRLKGKVIHQSIPEAKTKQEAELAERQIIKASFDHSYNVTDTTTTLASFIDEKYRPYVQQNNVNKGAKELYIRLLLGHFKKQTLSSISPQDCRNCRTKLQTRQNKRKKESALSSASINRIMSTLSKIFSLACEEGILERNPMQYVKALPEPPPRRRLLNPKQKEALWTELEKDTLLYRLIVLAVNLPLRRGQLVAITEDVIDFENEHVFVIGSKGRPPRLVPLNATATKILKAMIDEKQLPFPVKDFRKRWQTALRNAGINKKGGTREENYHFHDLRSYFASELIRRNTNPLIVQNLFAHSDMSITTVYAQTDDKLLLEAVKRLDTAD; from the coding sequence ATGTCTGTCTACAAAAGATACAACGGTAAGCGAGTCTCATCCTCCCATCCCGACTATTCGAAAGCCCGATGGTGGATCTATAAGCGGCTGAAAGGGAAGGTCATTCATCAGAGTATTCCCGAAGCGAAGACCAAACAGGAAGCTGAGCTGGCTGAGAGGCAGATCATTAAAGCGTCCTTTGATCATAGCTATAACGTTACCGATACCACCACGACTCTTGCCTCGTTCATCGACGAGAAATATCGGCCCTATGTCCAGCAGAACAACGTCAACAAAGGAGCTAAGGAACTTTATATAAGGCTTCTACTTGGTCACTTCAAGAAGCAAACTTTGTCCAGCATCAGTCCTCAGGACTGTCGAAACTGCCGGACCAAACTTCAGACTCGCCAAAACAAACGGAAGAAAGAAAGTGCACTCTCATCGGCGTCGATCAACCGGATCATGTCCACGTTGTCGAAGATCTTCAGCTTAGCGTGTGAAGAGGGAATTCTGGAACGCAACCCGATGCAATACGTGAAGGCTCTACCGGAACCGCCCCCTCGAAGACGGTTGCTAAATCCGAAACAAAAGGAAGCGCTTTGGACGGAGTTGGAGAAGGATACACTGCTTTATCGACTGATAGTCCTCGCAGTGAATCTTCCATTACGTCGCGGACAACTTGTCGCGATCACGGAAGATGTTATCGATTTTGAAAACGAACATGTATTCGTCATTGGATCGAAAGGAAGACCGCCGCGTTTAGTTCCGCTTAATGCAACTGCGACTAAGATATTGAAAGCGATGATCGATGAAAAACAGTTGCCGTTCCCGGTAAAAGACTTCCGTAAACGATGGCAAACTGCACTCCGTAACGCTGGGATAAACAAAAAAGGCGGAACGAGAGAAGAGAACTATCACTTCCACGATCTTCGCAGCTATTTCGCCAGCGAGCTAATCCGGCGAAATACGAACCCGCTTATAGTGCAGAATCTGTTTGCGCACTCTGACATGAGCATCACAACGGTCTACGCTCAAACTGATGACAAACTCTTGCTGGAAGCGGTAAAAAGGCTCGATACCGCAGACTAA
- a CDS encoding MerR family transcriptional regulator, translating to MGQAAVAIPEKLYFKIGEVCEIVGVQAHVLRYWETEFSQLSPQKNRSGQRSYRRRDVETALRIKELLYEDLYTIAGARKKLQLESRAEAPKLKVIRPEPPEDAVSAKADNAPGLFDEPMDDADEITLDDRIETAVKTVRAVEKDLGEDQREALKNLAQHLLELRTMLKNGR from the coding sequence ATGGGGCAAGCAGCCGTGGCCATACCGGAAAAACTCTATTTTAAGATCGGCGAAGTCTGCGAGATCGTTGGCGTCCAGGCACACGTGCTACGCTATTGGGAGACCGAGTTTTCTCAGCTCTCGCCGCAGAAAAACCGATCGGGCCAGCGCAGCTATCGACGTCGCGATGTCGAAACGGCCCTGCGGATAAAAGAGCTTCTTTACGAAGATCTTTACACAATCGCCGGTGCCCGAAAAAAGCTACAGCTTGAATCGCGGGCCGAGGCCCCGAAGCTGAAGGTCATCCGTCCCGAACCGCCCGAAGACGCAGTCTCAGCGAAGGCGGACAACGCTCCGGGACTTTTCGATGAGCCGATGGACGATGCCGATGAGATAACTCTCGATGATCGCATCGAAACGGCGGTCAAGACTGTCCGTGCGGTCGAAAAAGACCTTGGCGAAGATCAGCGCGAGGCGCTGAAGAATCTTGCCCAGCATCTGCTCGAGCTCCGGACAATGCTAAAGAACGGTAGATAG
- the thiL gene encoding thiamine-phosphate kinase gives MRSEFDFIHHIKKLHGLGRVGDDCAVLPKDAETDILITADMLVEAVDFRLEWTTPEFLGHKALAVSLSDIAAMGGRPTFAMLSLGVPESHWSGNFLDGFYEGWHALARRFSVELVGGDVSRVPEKFVIDSIVLGEVSKGNAILRSGAKPGDKIYVTGSLGGAAGGLKLLESGTRHDQDLSQAARELIERQLRPMPRLDLADQFPASAMIDLSDGLSSDLGHICEASGVGAAIYAEQIPINVRLDSIFSSLDEKLHLALDGGEDFELLFTADSKKILPAEIANITCIGEITANSGKIELIRDGVASELKPKGFQHFR, from the coding sequence ATGCGGTCAGAATTCGACTTCATCCATCACATTAAGAAATTGCACGGGCTCGGCCGCGTCGGTGATGATTGCGCTGTTCTCCCAAAAGACGCCGAGACCGACATTTTGATCACCGCAGACATGCTCGTGGAGGCTGTCGATTTTCGGCTCGAATGGACAACGCCTGAGTTTCTTGGCCACAAAGCTCTTGCCGTATCGCTTTCGGACATTGCCGCGATGGGTGGCCGGCCGACCTTCGCGATGCTCTCGCTCGGCGTTCCAGAAAGCCACTGGAGCGGCAATTTTCTTGACGGATTTTATGAAGGGTGGCACGCATTGGCGAGAAGATTCAGCGTTGAATTGGTCGGCGGCGATGTCTCGCGTGTTCCCGAGAAATTTGTCATCGATTCGATCGTTTTGGGTGAGGTTTCGAAAGGGAATGCCATACTGCGTTCCGGAGCAAAGCCCGGCGACAAGATCTACGTCACGGGCTCGCTCGGCGGAGCTGCGGGCGGCCTGAAGCTGCTAGAATCCGGAACCAGGCACGATCAGGACTTGAGCCAAGCGGCACGGGAGTTGATCGAAAGGCAGCTTCGGCCGATGCCGCGTCTGGATCTGGCAGATCAGTTCCCCGCCTCGGCAATGATCGATCTAAGCGATGGTCTTTCGTCGGACCTTGGCCATATCTGCGAAGCCAGCGGCGTTGGAGCGGCGATCTATGCCGAACAGATACCGATCAACGTCCGGCTTGATTCGATTTTCAGTTCTCTCGACGAAAAACTGCATCTTGCATTAGATGGCGGTGAGGATTTTGAGTTACTTTTCACTGCCGATTCGAAAAAAATTTTACCGGCCGAAATTGCGAATATAACCTGCATCGGCGAGATCACTGCAAATAGTGGAAAGATTGAACTTATCCGCGACGGCGTGGCCTCAGAATTAAAGCCGAAAGGCTTCCAACATTTCCGCTAA